The following is a genomic window from Euzebya rosea.
TCGGGATGGCGTTGTCCCGTCGGCTGGCCGAGGCCATGGGCGGAGGGCTCGACGCCACCTCCACGGTCGGTGAGGGCACGGAGTTCCGCCTCGTGCTGCCGGTGGGCGACCCGGTGCTGGACCTCGAGGACACCCACAGCGGGACGGCCCGGGCCGCGATCGGGACCGGTTCCGCAGGGACCGTCCTCTACGTGGAGGACAGCAGGATCAACGCCAAGCTGGTCGAGCGGGTCCTCCGTCGACGTCCAGCGGTCCATCTCGTGCACGCACCGGATGGCACGCGCGGGCTGGACTGGGCCGTCCGCGACCGGCCGAACCTGGTGCTGCTGGACCTGGGCCTGCCCGACCTTCCCGGGTCCGAGGTGCTCCGGCGCCTCCGCGAGGACCCGCGCACCGCGACGATCCCGGTGGTGGTGGTCAGCGCCGACGCAACCCCGGACCGGGTCCAGGTGCTGCGGGAGGCGGGCGCCGACGACTACCTGTCCAAGCCGTTCGACATCGACTCGCTGCTCGGCGTGGTCGACGCCCACATCGGCGACCGCATCCCGATGGACTGACCCGAGGCCCCGCGTGCATCCTCCCGAGACCCATCACGACGCCCGCATCCTCGTCATCGACGACGAGCCGACGAACGTGCTGCTCCTGCGCCGGATCCTCGGCCACGAGGGGTACCGGCACGTGCATGCGACGACCAACCCGATGGCCCTGCCGGAGATGCTGGAGCACGGCTGGCCCGACCTGGTGCTGCTGGACCTCAACATGCCGGGCATGGACGGGTTCGAGGTGATGGGCCTGCTGGAGGACCTCAACGACCACGGGACGTTCCTGCCGATCCTCGTCCTCACCGCCGACGCCAACACGGCGACCCGCGACCGGGCGCTGGCCGGCGGTGCCATGGACTTCGTCACCAAGCCGTTCGACCGCACCGAGGTCCTGCTGCGAATGCACAACCTCCTGCAGACGCGCTGGTTGCACGCGCGACTGGAGGACCACAACCGGATGCTGGAGTCCCGGGTCAGGGACCGCACCGCCGAGCTCTGGCGGGCCCAGGCCGAGACCGTGGACCGGCTGGCGCTGGCCGCGGAGTTCCGCGACGACCAGACCGGCAAGCACATCCGTCGCGTCGGCGACACCTCGCGGGCGATCGCCCTGGAGCTCGGCATCGACCACGACCGCGCCGAGCTGATCGGGCTCGCCGCCCCGCTGCACGACCTGGGCAAGATCAAGGTCCCGGACCGGGTGCTGCTCAAGCCCGGTCCCCTCGACGAGGACGAGTTCGCGATCATCAGGACCCACACGGAGGTGGGTCACGAGCTCCTCCGCGACAGCGAGTCGCCGTTGCTGCAGCTGGCGTCGGTCATGGCGCTGCACCACCACGACCGGTGGGACGGGCACGGCTACCACGACCTCCGGGCTGAGGAGATCCCGCTCGAGGCCCGCATCGTGAGCGTGGCCGACGTCTACGACGCCCTCACCCACGAGCGCTGCTACAAGGCGGCATGGCCCGAGGACATCGCCCGCAAGGAGATCGCCGACGCGTCCGGGCAGCAGTTCGACCCCGCCGTCGTGGAGGCGTTCCTCGAGGTCGTCGACCGGCCCGTCACCGCGGGATGACCCACACGCGCATGACGCGGATGCCCGCCGGTGGACCGGCGGGCGAGCACGGGATCAGGCGTCGTTCTTGGCGCGCTTGGCCTGGCGGGCGCGGAGGTTCTGGTCCAGCTCCACCTTGCGCAGGCGGATGGCGTCGGGGGTGACCTCGACGCACTCGTCGCCGCGCATCCACTCCAGCGCCTGCTCCAGCGCCATGACCTTCGGCGGGGTCAGGCGGACCAGCTCCTCGCCGGTCGCGGAGCGGATGTTGTTGAGCTTCTTCTCCTTGGTGACGTTGAGGTCCATGTCCTCCGACCGGGCGTTCTCGCCGACGATCATGCCCTCGTAGACGTCCTCACCGGGGCCGACGAACATCACACCGCGGTCGGACAGGTTCTGCAGGGCGAACGCCGTCACCGGGCCCTTGCGGTCGGCGACGAGCGAGCCGGTGTTGCGGGTGCGGACCTCGCCCATCCACGGCACGTACTCCTCGAACACGCGGTTGAGGACACCGGTGCCGCGGGTGGCGGTCAGGAACTCGGTGCGGAACCCGATGAGGCCACGGGTCGGGGCCAGGTAGTCGATGCGGACCCAGCCGGTGCCGTGGTTGGTCATGGCGACCATGCGACCGCGGCGTTCGGCCAGCAGCTGGGTGACGGTGCCCGAGTGCTCCTCGGGGACGTCGACGGTGACGCGTTCCAGCGGCTCGTGGGTCTTGCCGTCGATCTCCTGTGGGATGACCTGCGGCTTGCCGACGGTCAGCTCGAAGCCCTCGCGACGCATCTGCTCGACGAGGATGGCCAGCTGCAGCTCGCCGCGACCCTTGACCTCCCACGCATCCGGGCGGTCGGTGTTGGACACGCGGAGCGCCACGTTGCCGATGAGCTCGCGGTCCAGGCGGTCCTTGAGGACACGGGCGGTGACCTTGTCGCCGGACCGGCCGGACAGCGGGGAGGTGTTGATCCCGATGGTCATCGCCAGCGTCGGCTCGTCGACGCGGATGCCCGGCAGGGCCACGGGGTTCTCGGGGTCGGCCAGCGTGTCACCGATCATGACCTGCTCGATGCCGGCGACGGCGCAGATCTCGCCCGGCCCGACCCGTTCGGTGGGGACGCGCTCCAGGCCCTCGGTGGTGAACAGCTCGACGACCTTGACGTTGCGCTTCTCGCCGTGCTCGTCGATCCAGGCGACCTGCTTGCCCTTCTCCAGGTGGCCGTTGTGCACGCGGCACAGCGCCAGGCGGCCGAGGTAGGGCGAGGCGTCCAGGTTGGTGACCAGCGCCTGGAGGGGGTGCTCGGGGTCGTGGGAGGGCGGCGGGATGGTGTCGAGGATCGTGTCGAACAGCGCCGTCAGGTCCTCGCCGGGGGTGTCGGGGTCCAGCGAGGCGGTCCCGGCCTTGGCGTTGGTGTAGACGATCGGGAAGTCGATGCTGTCCTCGTCGGCGTCGAGGTCGAACAGCAGCTCGAACACCTCGTCGACGACCTCGGCCGGGCGGGCGTCGGGCCGGTCGATCTTGTTGATGACCAGGATCATCGGCAGCCCGGCACGGTCCGCGCCGGTCCGGGTCATCTGCATCGCCTTGCGCAGCACGAAGCGCGTCTGCGGCAGGGGACCCTCGGCGGCGTCGACCAGCAGGGCGATCCCGTCGACCATGGACAGGGCGCGCTCGACCTCGCCACCGAAGTCGGCGTGACCGGGGGTGTCGACGATCGTGACCTTGGTCTCGCCGCGATCCCCCTTGGCCGGCAACCGCACCGCGGTGTGCTTGGCCAGGATGGTGATGCCCTTCTCCTTCTCCAGGTCGCCGGAGTCCATCACGCGGTTGGCGACGTCCTGGTTCGCACGGAACGTGCCGGACTGGTGGAGCATCGCGTCGACAAGGGTGGTCTTGCCGTGGTCGACGTGGGCGACGATGGCGATGTTGCGCGAGTCGTCGCGGGTTGCGCGGGTGGGGGTGGACATCGGAGGAGCCTTCGGGCGAACGGACGGCGGGCCCATCGGTCGACGGGCCCGCTCTGGCCGTCAAGGGTAGCGGCCGTCATGTGTCCCTCACCGGTCCGACCGGCCGTCCCCCGGCGCCCGGTCAGGCGTCGTCGGGAGCGCGGCCCATCATGCGGTCGATGGTGATCTCGATCGCGACCCGGTCGGGGTTGGTACGCGGTGGGCGGTAGCGCTCGGTGTAGCGACGGACCGCCTCGGCGACGTCGTCGGGGTCGTCGGTCACACGCCCCCGGCCCTCCACCGTCAGCCAACGGCCGCCGTCGACCTGGCTGACGACTGCCCGGCCGCCGCCGCCGACGTTGCGGGCCTTCACGCTGGCGGCGTTGGTGATGATCCGGACCGTGGGGCCCTCGGGGTCCCAGGTGAACCCGACGGGGACGACATGCGGGGTGCCGTCGGGCCGCAGGGTGGTCAACGTCGCCAGGTGGCGTTCGGCGAGGAAGGCGAGGACGCCAGGTGGGGGATCGGTGTGGTCGATGCTCACCGGGTGGCACCCAGCGCCTCGTAGCCGGGCTTGATGACGTCGTCGATCAGCGCCAGCCGTTCGTCGAACGGCCAGAAGGCGCTCTTCATGGCGTTGATGGTGACCCAGCGCAGGTCCTCCAGCGTCCAGTCGAACGTCTCGACGAGGGCGGTCATCTCCGAGGTCATCGACACGTTGCTCATCAACCGGTTGTCGGTGTTGACCGTCACCCGGTAGCGCAGCCGCTTGAGCAGGTCGATTGGGTGCTCGGCCAGCGAGGGGGCGGCACCGGAGTGCACGTTGGAGGTGGGGCACATCTCGAGGGGGACGCGGTTGTCGCGCACGAACGCGGCAAGCCGCCCCAGGTGGGCGGTGCCGTCCTCGTCGACGGTGATGTCGTCGACGATGCGGACGCCGTGCCCCAGCCGTTCGGCGTTGCAGAACTGCAGCGCCTCCCAGATGGAGGGCAGCCCGAACGCCTCACCCGCGTGGATGGTGATGTGCGACAGCTCCCGCTGTATCAGCTGGAACGCGTCGAGGTGGCGCGTCGGGGGATACCCGGACTCGGCGCCGGCGATGTCGAAGCCGACGACACCCTCGTCCTTGTGGCGCATGGCCAGCTCGGCGACCTCGCGGGAGTGGGCGGCATGGCGCATCGCGGTGATGAGTGTGCCGATCGTGATGCCCCGGCCGGCCGAGCCCTTCCTGAACCCGGCGAGCACGGCCTCCACGACCTGGTCCATGTCGAGGCCGTGCTCGAGATGCTGCTCGGGGGCGAAGCGGACCTCGGCGTGGACCACTCCGTCGTCGGCCAGGTCCTCGGCGCACTCCTGGGCGACCCGCATCAGCGAGTCGGGGTCCTGCATGACCGCCACGGTGTGGCGGAAGCCCTCCAGGTACAGCTCGAGGGACTTGCGGTCCGCGCCGCGGGTGAACCAGGCAGCCAGGTCGTCGGGGTCGGTCGTCGGCAGCTCGTCGTAGCCCTGTTCGGCGGCGAGCTCGATCACGGTCTGCGGTCGCAGTCCTCCATCGAGGTGGTCGTGCAGGAGGACCTTCGGTGCCTTGCGGATGGTTTGGGCGTCGAGGGACATGCCGCGATCATGCCAGCGTGGACAAGGGCTCGTGCAGCATCGTGGTCGACACGTGCGCCATGATTGGGGCATGACGCTGGACCCCGAGACCGCACGATATCTGGCCGACCTCGCCGAGGCGGGCGGCACGCCGTACGAGCAGATGGAGACCGCCGCGCAGGCACGGGCCGCCTACGAGCAGGTCGTCGCGATTCGCCGCGGCGACGGGCCGCCCCGCGGCGCGGAGTGCTCCGTGGAGGAGTACCGGATCGGTGACCTGTGGTACCGGGCCTACCGCCCGCTGGGCCGCTCCGTGCACGACGGCCCGCTGCCGCTGGTGGTGTTCTTCCACGGCGGCGGCTGGGTGCTGGGCAACCCGAGGACCCACGACGAGATGGCCCGGGCGTTCGCTGCGCTGCCGGCCATCGTGTTGTCGGTGGACTACCGGCTGGCGCCCGAGCACCCCTACCCGGCGGCGCACGACGACGCATGGGAGGCCGTGGAGTACGCCGCCAGCGAGATGGGCGACAGCTTCCACGCCGACCGGTTGGTCGTGGCGGGCGACTCCGCGGGTGGCCTGCTGGCCGCCGCCGTGGCCGCGCGGGCCCGTGACACCGACGGGGCCCCGACCATCGCCGCCCAGTGCCTGGTCTACCCCGCGATGGAGCCGACGATGGGGTCAGCGTCCCACGACGACCTCGCCGAGGGCTACGGCCTGACCAAGTCCACGATGCAGTGGTTCTACGACGCCTACGCGCCGGGGAACGGGTTCTCGCCGGGCGAGCTGTCGGACCTGTCGGGCCTGCCGCCCGCCGTGGTGGCCACCGCGGGGTACGACCTGCTGAAGGACGACGGTCTGCGCTACGCCGAGCGGCTGCGCGAGGCTGGCGTGTCGGTTGCTGGCCTGCACTTCCCGGGCCTGATCCACGGGTTCCTCGGCATGGGCGGGACCAGTCGGGCGGCGGCAGCGGCCACCGAGGCCGTCGTCGGTGGGCTTCGCGGACTGCTCTCCCGGTAGCCCGCACCCTCCGAGCACGGCCGGGCCCCGGACCGGGCTGGCCTCGCGAGAACGCCTCGCGAGAACGCCGGCTACAGGACGGCGTCGAGGCCCAGCAGGACGCCCATGCCGACCAGCAGGGTCAGCACGATGTTGCGGGTCCGCCACATCACCAGCACGGCCGCGAGAGCGGCGGGCAGGCGAGGGTCGAGCAGGTCGATCGAGCCGTCGGCGGACCCGCCCCGGAAGACCGCCGGGGCCACCAGGGCGGCCAGGGCTGCTGCGGGGATCATGCGCAGCCCCTCCTGCACGACCGGCGGCAGGGCGGTCGCGCGGTGGGCGATGGACAGGAACGACCAGCGTTCCAGCAGCGTGCCGACGCCACCAACGATGGCGATGGCCCAGAGGGTGCCGGTCATGCCGCCTCCTCCCGGCCGGTGTCGTCCGGGGTCGGCTCGACCTGCACCGCTCGACCACCGGCGACCGTCGCCGACTGGCGGTCCAGGGAGCCGTTGCGGACCGACGTCGCGAGGCCCACGGACACGCCGGCCGCCGCGGCGAGCAGCAGGCCGAGGTTGGCCGGCAGGCCCGCGGCGAGGGTGGCGACCAGCGCGCTGGCCACGGCCGCGAGCAGCGTCGCCCGGTCGGTGAGCGCCGGCACCAGCAGGGCGGCGAACACCAACGGGATGGCGAACTCGATCGGGACGTCGGCGGGGATGGCCGCGCCGGCGAGCGTCCCCGCGATCGTGTAGCCCTGCCAGCAGGCCCACAGCAGCCCGCCGGCACCCGTGTAGTAGGCCACCCGGTGGGCCAGGCCGGGGTTGTCGGTCAGCCGGGCGATCGTGACCGCGTAGGCCTGGTCGGTCAGCAGGTAGGCCACGCCGAGTCGCCGGTGCGCCGGCTCCTCGCCGAGGTGCACGGCGAGGCTCGCGGAGTACATCAGGAACCTGGCGTTGATGACCACGATCGTGCCGATCACGATCGGAGCGGCGGCGCCCTGGGCGATCAGGTCGAGCGCCGCCAGCTGTGCTGCGCCGGCGAAGACGAACGTCGAGAAGACGCTGGCGCCCCATGCCGGCATGCCGGCCTCCAGCGCGGCGATGCCGGCAAGCAACCCGAACGGGGCCATGCCGAGCACGACGGGGGAGATGTCACGCATGCCCGCGAACACCGCGGACCGCGCCGTCGCGAACGTCGCCGTCGACGTGGGAGGGGTGGCCATCCGGGACACTGTGGGTCGCGGGCCGACGCGCTGCAACAGGTCCGCGAAGTGGACCGCTGCGTCAGCTGCGCAGGGCACCCGTCATGGGAACCTCGCCTGCACGGCCTTGCGGACGTCGGCGTCGAAGCGTCGCTCGACGACGCTGAAGCGCTCAGCCCGGTCGATCTCGTCGTTGACCTGTCCGCACCAGTCCGCGGCGACGGCAACACCGCGGTCGCGTGCGACGTCCTCGAGGGCCGCGGACTCGATCCAGCGACCGACGTTGGCCAGCATGGCCAGCCGCTCCATCCGGTCCTCCGCGTCGGCCACGTCCTCGAGGTAGGTCGTCACCAGCACGTCGACCCCGTCGTCCGCGGCGTCCATCACGATCTGGGCCAGCTCCATGACGTGGTTGATGTCGCGCTCCTCGTGGAACACGAGCATCAGGGCCGCCGCCCGCTGGACCCGGTCCTCCTCGTCGGGGCTGCGCAGCCGCTTCAGCTCACGGTTGCGCTCGGTCCGCTCGCGTTCGGGGTTGGGGAGCTTGTAGGCCATGTGGAGGCAACCCTATCCGGCCGGGCGCCGGCCGAACCATGCCGCGTCTGCTCAGCGCAGCCGCAGGGCCATCTTGCCGGGGTTGAGGATGCCCGCCGGGTCCAGCGCGTCCTTGATGGCCTGCTGGACGTCCATCGCGTCCTCGCCGACCTCCCGCTGCAGCCACTTCTCCTTCAGCAGACCGATCCCGTGTTCGCCGGTGACGGTGCCGCCGAGCGCCAGCGCCGCCTCGAGGATGTCGTCGAACGCCTGCATGGCCCGCACCTTGCCGTCGGCGTCGTCATGGTCCCAGCGCAGGGTCGGATGCATGTTGCCGTCCCCGGCATGGCCGTAGCTGTAGATCTCCGTGCCCCGGTCAGCGGCGATCCGGGCGGTGCTGGCGAGCAGCGCCGGGACCTGCGAACGCGGGACGCCGACGTCCTCCAGCAGCGCGACGCCGTGTCGTTCGACCGCCGGCAGCGCCAGGCGCCGGGCCTGCAGGAACGCCTCGCCCTCGTCGGGGTCGTCGGTCCGCGCGACGAACGTCGCGCCGTGGCGGGCACAGATCTCCTCCATGGCGGCCACGTGTCCGGACCGGTCGACGGCAACGTCGCTGCGCATCAGCAGCAGGGCCGCCGCGTCGGTGTCGAGGTCCATGCGCTGCCACTCCTCGACCGCACGGATCGTGGAGGCGTCCATGATCTCCAGCAGGGCCGGGGGTTCGCCCTCGCAGATCTCCACCACTGCCCGGCCTGCGTCGCCGAGGTCGCCGAAGAAGGCGACCAGCGTGCTGGCGGGCGGGGGCAGCGGCCTGATGCGGAGCCGGGCCCTCGTGACCACCCCGAGGGTGCCCTCGCTGCCGACGATCAACGACGTCAGGTCGTAACCGGCGACGGACTTGATGGTGCGGCTGCCGGTCTCGATGACCCGCCCGTCAGCCAGGACGACCTCCAGCCCTGCCACCCAGTCGCGGGTCACGCCGTACTTCAGGCAGCACAGGCCCCCGGCGTTGGTGGCGACGTTGCCGCCGATGGAGCAGAACGCCATGGACGCCGGGTCGGGGGCGTACCACAGCCCGTCGACCGCCAGCTCCTCCTTCAGGGCCAGGTTCATGATGCCGGGCTCGACCTCGCAGAGCCGGTCGGCGGGGTCGACGTCGAGGATCGACGTCATCGCCTCCATCGACAGCACGATCCCGTCGTCGACGGCGTTGGACCCGCCGTGCAACCCGGCCCCGGCACCACGGGGCACGACCGGGACGCGGTGGCGGGTCGCGGTGCGCATCACCTGCTGGACCTCACCGGTCGACCTGGCCCGGATCACCGCCGCCGGCGTGCCGGCACGCAGGTCGGGGGCGCGGTCGGTCCGGTAGGACGCCAGGACGTCGGGGTCGGTCAGGAGGCGGCCGGCAGGAAGGGCCCGGGACAGCTCGTCGAGCGCGGCGGCGACGTGCTCGGGCACGGGGCGGGTCTCGGTTGGGGTGCGCACCCGTCCACCATACGGTGGCGAGGACCGGGCCCGGCGCCACACTGTGCCCCGTGCCCGCTGCCCGACCGTCCCGATCCACGCCGCCACCCGACGGCGGGCCCACGGGGCCGCCACGGTCATCGGCCAGGACCCGCGGGGTGGTGCTGGTGCTGCTCGGCGCGGTCCTGTGGGGGACCACGGGCACCGCCCAGGCGCTGGGCCCCGAGGGCGCGAGCCCGCAGGCGGTCGGGATCACCCGCCTTGTCGCCGGCGGCGCCGTGCTGACCGCCTGGATGCTGGTCTCCACGCGGCTCTCCACGCGGCCCTCCACCCCCAGCACGCCCACCTCGCCGGCGGGCCTGCCGCTGCTGCCGATGCTGTGCGGGGCCGTCGGGGTCGCGGC
Proteins encoded in this region:
- a CDS encoding HD-GYP domain-containing protein, whose amino-acid sequence is MHPPETHHDARILVIDDEPTNVLLLRRILGHEGYRHVHATTNPMALPEMLEHGWPDLVLLDLNMPGMDGFEVMGLLEDLNDHGTFLPILVLTADANTATRDRALAGGAMDFVTKPFDRTEVLLRMHNLLQTRWLHARLEDHNRMLESRVRDRTAELWRAQAETVDRLALAAEFRDDQTGKHIRRVGDTSRAIALELGIDHDRAELIGLAAPLHDLGKIKVPDRVLLKPGPLDEDEFAIIRTHTEVGHELLRDSESPLLQLASVMALHHHDRWDGHGYHDLRAEEIPLEARIVSVADVYDALTHERCYKAAWPEDIARKEIADASGQQFDPAVVEAFLEVVDRPVTAG
- the typA gene encoding translational GTPase TypA, with translation MSTPTRATRDDSRNIAIVAHVDHGKTTLVDAMLHQSGTFRANQDVANRVMDSGDLEKEKGITILAKHTAVRLPAKGDRGETKVTIVDTPGHADFGGEVERALSMVDGIALLVDAAEGPLPQTRFVLRKAMQMTRTGADRAGLPMILVINKIDRPDARPAEVVDEVFELLFDLDADEDSIDFPIVYTNAKAGTASLDPDTPGEDLTALFDTILDTIPPPSHDPEHPLQALVTNLDASPYLGRLALCRVHNGHLEKGKQVAWIDEHGEKRNVKVVELFTTEGLERVPTERVGPGEICAVAGIEQVMIGDTLADPENPVALPGIRVDEPTLAMTIGINTSPLSGRSGDKVTARVLKDRLDRELIGNVALRVSNTDRPDAWEVKGRGELQLAILVEQMRREGFELTVGKPQVIPQEIDGKTHEPLERVTVDVPEEHSGTVTQLLAERRGRMVAMTNHGTGWVRIDYLAPTRGLIGFRTEFLTATRGTGVLNRVFEEYVPWMGEVRTRNTGSLVADRKGPVTAFALQNLSDRGVMFVGPGEDVYEGMIVGENARSEDMDLNVTKEKKLNNIRSATGEELVRLTPPKVMALEQALEWMRGDECVEVTPDAIRLRKVELDQNLRARQAKRAKNDA
- a CDS encoding pyridoxamine 5'-phosphate oxidase family protein, whose protein sequence is MSIDHTDPPPGVLAFLAERHLATLTTLRPDGTPHVVPVGFTWDPEGPTVRIITNAASVKARNVGGGGRAVVSQVDGGRWLTVEGRGRVTDDPDDVAEAVRRYTERYRPPRTNPDRVAIEITIDRMMGRAPDDA
- a CDS encoding adenosine deaminase; translation: MSLDAQTIRKAPKVLLHDHLDGGLRPQTVIELAAEQGYDELPTTDPDDLAAWFTRGADRKSLELYLEGFRHTVAVMQDPDSLMRVAQECAEDLADDGVVHAEVRFAPEQHLEHGLDMDQVVEAVLAGFRKGSAGRGITIGTLITAMRHAAHSREVAELAMRHKDEGVVGFDIAGAESGYPPTRHLDAFQLIQRELSHITIHAGEAFGLPSIWEALQFCNAERLGHGVRIVDDITVDEDGTAHLGRLAAFVRDNRVPLEMCPTSNVHSGAAPSLAEHPIDLLKRLRYRVTVNTDNRLMSNVSMTSEMTALVETFDWTLEDLRWVTINAMKSAFWPFDERLALIDDVIKPGYEALGATR
- a CDS encoding alpha/beta hydrolase, which translates into the protein MTLDPETARYLADLAEAGGTPYEQMETAAQARAAYEQVVAIRRGDGPPRGAECSVEEYRIGDLWYRAYRPLGRSVHDGPLPLVVFFHGGGWVLGNPRTHDEMARAFAALPAIVLSVDYRLAPEHPYPAAHDDAWEAVEYAASEMGDSFHADRLVVAGDSAGGLLAAAVAARARDTDGAPTIAAQCLVYPAMEPTMGSASHDDLAEGYGLTKSTMQWFYDAYAPGNGFSPGELSDLSGLPPAVVATAGYDLLKDDGLRYAERLREAGVSVAGLHFPGLIHGFLGMGGTSRAAAAATEAVVGGLRGLLSR
- a CDS encoding AzlD domain-containing protein, which produces MTGTLWAIAIVGGVGTLLERWSFLSIAHRATALPPVVQEGLRMIPAAALAALVAPAVFRGGSADGSIDLLDPRLPAALAAVLVMWRTRNIVLTLLVGMGVLLGLDAVL
- a CDS encoding AzlC family ABC transporter permease; translation: MATPPTSTATFATARSAVFAGMRDISPVVLGMAPFGLLAGIAALEAGMPAWGASVFSTFVFAGAAQLAALDLIAQGAAAPIVIGTIVVINARFLMYSASLAVHLGEEPAHRRLGVAYLLTDQAYAVTIARLTDNPGLAHRVAYYTGAGGLLWACWQGYTIAGTLAGAAIPADVPIEFAIPLVFAALLVPALTDRATLLAAVASALVATLAAGLPANLGLLLAAAAGVSVGLATSVRNGSLDRQSATVAGGRAVQVEPTPDDTGREEAA
- a CDS encoding FAD-binding oxidoreductase, which produces MRTPTETRPVPEHVAAALDELSRALPAGRLLTDPDVLASYRTDRAPDLRAGTPAAVIRARSTGEVQQVMRTATRHRVPVVPRGAGAGLHGGSNAVDDGIVLSMEAMTSILDVDPADRLCEVEPGIMNLALKEELAVDGLWYAPDPASMAFCSIGGNVATNAGGLCCLKYGVTRDWVAGLEVVLADGRVIETGSRTIKSVAGYDLTSLIVGSEGTLGVVTRARLRIRPLPPPASTLVAFFGDLGDAGRAVVEICEGEPPALLEIMDASTIRAVEEWQRMDLDTDAAALLLMRSDVAVDRSGHVAAMEEICARHGATFVARTDDPDEGEAFLQARRLALPAVERHGVALLEDVGVPRSQVPALLASTARIAADRGTEIYSYGHAGDGNMHPTLRWDHDDADGKVRAMQAFDDILEAALALGGTVTGEHGIGLLKEKWLQREVGEDAMDVQQAIKDALDPAGILNPGKMALRLR